The proteins below come from a single Takifugu rubripes chromosome 10, fTakRub1.2, whole genome shotgun sequence genomic window:
- the mastl gene encoding serine/threonine-protein kinase greatwall isoform X1 — MDTKYPNRKDKAADTPKPPSIDDFIVLKPISRGAFGKVYLARKKCNARLYAIKVMKKADVVDKNMMGQMKAERDALALSKSPFVVHLFYSLQTATKIYLVMEYLIGGDVKSLLHIYGYFDLDMSVKYIAEVALALDYLHRHGIIHRDLKPDNMLISDEGHIKLTDFGLSKVKLNRELNLTDILTTPSLAKPKKDYFRTPGQVLSLISSLGFNTPSVQGKRHCSASVVSSPASCGKMKRKNNSLGSPMMTKNDSVHSATRDSFKVGPKNAVFSPHNLAKNLTPALLKARMRFETLSAGSTTTDTEGGISPLWESEEVSNPKLNNSSLKKENEPARTGPEQDRVPTRPESSDGSDPDHTPQTPVLTAASSSVKRTFSDVDRSPEEIQHRAKKNNAGYNRCYRLPSETGTFHTGLTGTFSTIQLFDTTEGSVFAGDGFPRRSSPIAVAKSLFCELDEQPEDIFEDRAKDLSQSGLASPLPRSRDVCRSLSLDSDGSVHETSPAVNSHASLKSSKRNSGSPEEDRTSPTADPHPKTLLSIVTETPKPDKLGQTGESCSFSNSLPGLTCAGLPSPSFLRPKNVVVFRSYCSSIDRSNMSGVSRISMGSVEAMDVSTAASCLSFTGDATPVQKRHSSSASLSQTPQPMSTSQTPFRTPKSVRRGALPVEDAPILGTPDYLAPELLLGKPHGSCQCDFMVDWWALGVCLFEFLTGVPPFNDETPQLVFQNILNRDIPWPEEEEELSANSRNAIDILLTMDMTKRAGLKELKCHSLFEGVDWDNLQNQPMPFVPQPEDETDTSYFEARNSAQHIAVSGFSL; from the exons atggacACGAAATACCCTAATAGAAAAGACAAAGCCGCGGATACACCTAAACCGCCTTCAATCGACGATTTCATCGTTTTAAAGCCCATCAGTCGCGGTGCGTTCGGGAAAGTTTACCTGGCACGGAAGAAATGCAATGCGCGGTTATATGCCATCAAg GTGATGAAGAAGGCAGACGTGGTTGACAAAAACATGATGGGGCAgatgaaggcagagagagaTGCACTTGCTCTGAGCAAAAGTCCCTTCGTGGTTCATCTGTTTTACTCTCTTCAGACAGCTACAAAGATCTATTTG gtaaTGGAGTACCTCATTGGTGGAGATGTGAAATCTCTTCTTCATATCTATGGATATTTTGACCTTGATATGTCTGTGAAGTACATCGCTGAGGTTGCATTGGCCTTGGACTACCTCCATCGCCATGGGATAATCCACAG GGACTTGAAGCCAGACAACATGCTGATATCTGATGAAGGTCATATTAAGTTAACAGACTTTGGTCTCTCTAAAGTCAAGCTGAACAGAG AGCTGAATCTTACAGATATCCTAACCACTCCATCGCTGGCCAAACCAAAGAAAGATTACTTCCGCACCCCAGGTCAAGTCCTCTCCTTAATCAGCTCCCTTGGATTC aacACACCTTCAGTTCAAGGGAAGCGCCACTGCAGCGCGTCTGTTGTGTCCAGTCCCGCGTCCTGTGGcaagatgaaaagaaagaataacTCTCTGGGTTCTCCTATGATGACGAAAAATGACAGTGTGCACTCTGCAACACGTGACTCCTTCAAAGTGG GACCAAAAAATGCTGTGTTCAGTCCTCACAACCTGGCGAAAAACCTGACTCCCGCACTGCTGAAGGCCAGGATGAGGTTTGAAACACTGAGTGCAGGCAGCACCACCACCGACACCGAGGGTGGCATCAGTCCGCTGTGGGAATCTGAGGAGGTCAGTAACCCGAAACTGAACAACTCATCATTAAAG AAAGAAAACGAACCAGCCCGAACGGGGCCTGAACAGGACCGCGTCCCCACAAGACCAGAGTCATCAGACGGGTCAGATCCAGACCACACACCCCAAACACCTGTTCTGACGGCGGCGTCCTCCTCTGTGAAGAGAACGTTCTCAGACGTAGACAGAAGTCCGGAGGAGATTCAACACCGCGCCAAGAAGAATAATGCTGGCTACAACAGATGCTACAGGCTGCCATCAGAGACTGGGACCTTTCACACTGGGCTGACTGGGACGTTTTCCACCATTCAGCTGTTTGACACAACAGAAGGGTCTGTGTTCGCTGGAGATGGTTTCCCCAGGCGCTCAAGTCCCATCGCGGTGGCCAAAAGCCTGTTCTGTGAGCTCGATGAGCAGCCGGAGGACATATTTGAGGACAGAGCCAAAGACTTGTCACAGTCGGGACTCGCCTCACCTCTTCCCAGGAGCAGAGATGTTTGCAGGAGCCTGAGCCTGGACTCCGATGGGTCGGTGCATGAAACGTCCCCCGCCGTCAATAGCCACGCCTCTCTTAAATCTTCCAAAAGAAATTCTGGATCCCCAGAAGAGGATAGAACCTCTCCTACTGCTGATCCACACCCCAAAACTCTGTTGTCCATCGTCACTGAAACACCCAAACCAGATAAACTGGGCCAGACAGGCGAGTCCTGTTCCTTTAGTAACAGCCTCCCTGGTCTGACCTGCGCCGGTCTGCCGTCTCCTTCGTTCCTGAGGCCCAAAAACGTGGTCGTTTTCCGCAGCTACTGCAGCTCCATCGATCGCTCGAACATGTCGGGGGTGTCGCGAATCAGCATGGGATCGGTGGAGGCCATGGACGTTTCCACGGCGGCGTCCTGTCTGTCCTTTACTGGGGACGCGACGCCGGTTCAGAAGCGACACAGCTCCAGCGCGTCTCTCTCGCAG ACTCCTCAGCCCATGTCGACCTCCCAGACCCCATTCAGGACCCCCAAGAGTGTCCGGAGGGGGGCGCTGCCAGTTGAAGACGCCCCTATCTTAGGAACTCCTGATTACTTGGCTCCAGAGCTGCTTCTGGGGAAACCCCATG GAAGTTGTCAGTGCG ACTTCATGGTGGACTGGTGGGCCCTCGGCGTGTGTCTGTTCGAGTTCCTCACCGGTGTCCCACCTTTCAACGACGAGACGCCTCAGCTGGTCTTCCAGAATATTCTGAACAGAG ATATTCCTTGgccggaggaagaggaggagctctcAGCCAACTCCAGAAATGCAATTGACATCCTCCTGACAATGGACATGACCAAGCGAGCTGGCTTAAAGG AGTTGAAGTGTCACTCCTTGTTTGAGGGTGTGGACTGGGACAACCTCCAGAACCAGCCGATGCCTTTCGTACCTCAGCCCGAAGACGAGACGGACACTTCATACTTCGAGGCCAGAAACAGCGCTCAACACATCGCCGTGTCGGGCTTCAGTCTATAG
- the mastl gene encoding serine/threonine-protein kinase greatwall isoform X2 gives MDTKYPNRKDKAADTPKPPSIDDFIVLKPISRGAFGKVYLARKKCNARLYAIKVMKKADVVDKNMMGQMKAERDALALSKSPFVVHLFYSLQTATKIYLVMEYLIGGDVKSLLHIYGYFDLDMSVKYIAEVALALDYLHRHGIIHRDLKPDNMLISDEGHIKLTDFGLSKVKLNRELNLTDILTTPSLAKPKKDYFRTPGQVLSLISSLGFNTPSVQGKRHCSASVVSSPASCGKMKRKNNSLGSPMMTKNDSVHSATRDSFKVGPKNAVFSPHNLAKNLTPALLKARMRFETLSAGSTTTDTEGGISPLWESEEVSNPKLNNSSLKKENEPARTGPEQDRVPTRPESSDGSDPDHTPQTPVLTAASSSVKRTFSDVDRSPEEIQHRAKKNNAGYNRCYRLPSETGTFHTGLTGTFSTIQLFDTTEGSVFAGDGFPRRSSPIAVAKSLFCELDEQPEDIFEDRAKDLSQSGLASPLPRSRDVCRSLSLDSDGSVHETSPAVNSHASLKSSKRNSGSPEEDRTSPTADPHPKTLLSIVTETPKPDKLGQTGESCSFSNSLPGLTCAGLPSPSFLRPKNVVVFRSYCSSIDRSNMSGVSRISMGSVEAMDVSTAASCLSFTGDATPVQKRHSSSASLSQTPQPMSTSQTPFRTPKSVRRGALPVEDAPILGTPDYLAPELLLGKPHDFMVDWWALGVCLFEFLTGVPPFNDETPQLVFQNILNRDIPWPEEEEELSANSRNAIDILLTMDMTKRAGLKELKCHSLFEGVDWDNLQNQPMPFVPQPEDETDTSYFEARNSAQHIAVSGFSL, from the exons atggacACGAAATACCCTAATAGAAAAGACAAAGCCGCGGATACACCTAAACCGCCTTCAATCGACGATTTCATCGTTTTAAAGCCCATCAGTCGCGGTGCGTTCGGGAAAGTTTACCTGGCACGGAAGAAATGCAATGCGCGGTTATATGCCATCAAg GTGATGAAGAAGGCAGACGTGGTTGACAAAAACATGATGGGGCAgatgaaggcagagagagaTGCACTTGCTCTGAGCAAAAGTCCCTTCGTGGTTCATCTGTTTTACTCTCTTCAGACAGCTACAAAGATCTATTTG gtaaTGGAGTACCTCATTGGTGGAGATGTGAAATCTCTTCTTCATATCTATGGATATTTTGACCTTGATATGTCTGTGAAGTACATCGCTGAGGTTGCATTGGCCTTGGACTACCTCCATCGCCATGGGATAATCCACAG GGACTTGAAGCCAGACAACATGCTGATATCTGATGAAGGTCATATTAAGTTAACAGACTTTGGTCTCTCTAAAGTCAAGCTGAACAGAG AGCTGAATCTTACAGATATCCTAACCACTCCATCGCTGGCCAAACCAAAGAAAGATTACTTCCGCACCCCAGGTCAAGTCCTCTCCTTAATCAGCTCCCTTGGATTC aacACACCTTCAGTTCAAGGGAAGCGCCACTGCAGCGCGTCTGTTGTGTCCAGTCCCGCGTCCTGTGGcaagatgaaaagaaagaataacTCTCTGGGTTCTCCTATGATGACGAAAAATGACAGTGTGCACTCTGCAACACGTGACTCCTTCAAAGTGG GACCAAAAAATGCTGTGTTCAGTCCTCACAACCTGGCGAAAAACCTGACTCCCGCACTGCTGAAGGCCAGGATGAGGTTTGAAACACTGAGTGCAGGCAGCACCACCACCGACACCGAGGGTGGCATCAGTCCGCTGTGGGAATCTGAGGAGGTCAGTAACCCGAAACTGAACAACTCATCATTAAAG AAAGAAAACGAACCAGCCCGAACGGGGCCTGAACAGGACCGCGTCCCCACAAGACCAGAGTCATCAGACGGGTCAGATCCAGACCACACACCCCAAACACCTGTTCTGACGGCGGCGTCCTCCTCTGTGAAGAGAACGTTCTCAGACGTAGACAGAAGTCCGGAGGAGATTCAACACCGCGCCAAGAAGAATAATGCTGGCTACAACAGATGCTACAGGCTGCCATCAGAGACTGGGACCTTTCACACTGGGCTGACTGGGACGTTTTCCACCATTCAGCTGTTTGACACAACAGAAGGGTCTGTGTTCGCTGGAGATGGTTTCCCCAGGCGCTCAAGTCCCATCGCGGTGGCCAAAAGCCTGTTCTGTGAGCTCGATGAGCAGCCGGAGGACATATTTGAGGACAGAGCCAAAGACTTGTCACAGTCGGGACTCGCCTCACCTCTTCCCAGGAGCAGAGATGTTTGCAGGAGCCTGAGCCTGGACTCCGATGGGTCGGTGCATGAAACGTCCCCCGCCGTCAATAGCCACGCCTCTCTTAAATCTTCCAAAAGAAATTCTGGATCCCCAGAAGAGGATAGAACCTCTCCTACTGCTGATCCACACCCCAAAACTCTGTTGTCCATCGTCACTGAAACACCCAAACCAGATAAACTGGGCCAGACAGGCGAGTCCTGTTCCTTTAGTAACAGCCTCCCTGGTCTGACCTGCGCCGGTCTGCCGTCTCCTTCGTTCCTGAGGCCCAAAAACGTGGTCGTTTTCCGCAGCTACTGCAGCTCCATCGATCGCTCGAACATGTCGGGGGTGTCGCGAATCAGCATGGGATCGGTGGAGGCCATGGACGTTTCCACGGCGGCGTCCTGTCTGTCCTTTACTGGGGACGCGACGCCGGTTCAGAAGCGACACAGCTCCAGCGCGTCTCTCTCGCAG ACTCCTCAGCCCATGTCGACCTCCCAGACCCCATTCAGGACCCCCAAGAGTGTCCGGAGGGGGGCGCTGCCAGTTGAAGACGCCCCTATCTTAGGAACTCCTGATTACTTGGCTCCAGAGCTGCTTCTGGGGAAACCCCATG ACTTCATGGTGGACTGGTGGGCCCTCGGCGTGTGTCTGTTCGAGTTCCTCACCGGTGTCCCACCTTTCAACGACGAGACGCCTCAGCTGGTCTTCCAGAATATTCTGAACAGAG ATATTCCTTGgccggaggaagaggaggagctctcAGCCAACTCCAGAAATGCAATTGACATCCTCCTGACAATGGACATGACCAAGCGAGCTGGCTTAAAGG AGTTGAAGTGTCACTCCTTGTTTGAGGGTGTGGACTGGGACAACCTCCAGAACCAGCCGATGCCTTTCGTACCTCAGCCCGAAGACGAGACGGACACTTCATACTTCGAGGCCAGAAACAGCGCTCAACACATCGCCGTGTCGGGCTTCAGTCTATAG
- the mastl gene encoding serine/threonine-protein kinase greatwall isoform X4 yields the protein MRGYMPSRYCFHFQVMKKADVVDKNMMGQMKAERDALALSKSPFVVHLFYSLQTATKIYLVMEYLIGGDVKSLLHIYGYFDLDMSVKYIAEVALALDYLHRHGIIHRDLKPDNMLISDEGHIKLTDFGLSKVKLNRELNLTDILTTPSLAKPKKDYFRTPGQVLSLISSLGFNTPSVQGKRHCSASVVSSPASCGKMKRKNNSLGSPMMTKNDSVHSATRDSFKVGPKNAVFSPHNLAKNLTPALLKARMRFETLSAGSTTTDTEGGISPLWESEEVSNPKLNNSSLKKENEPARTGPEQDRVPTRPESSDGSDPDHTPQTPVLTAASSSVKRTFSDVDRSPEEIQHRAKKNNAGYNRCYRLPSETGTFHTGLTGTFSTIQLFDTTEGSVFAGDGFPRRSSPIAVAKSLFCELDEQPEDIFEDRAKDLSQSGLASPLPRSRDVCRSLSLDSDGSVHETSPAVNSHASLKSSKRNSGSPEEDRTSPTADPHPKTLLSIVTETPKPDKLGQTGESCSFSNSLPGLTCAGLPSPSFLRPKNVVVFRSYCSSIDRSNMSGVSRISMGSVEAMDVSTAASCLSFTGDATPVQKRHSSSASLSQTPQPMSTSQTPFRTPKSVRRGALPVEDAPILGTPDYLAPELLLGKPHGSCQCDFMVDWWALGVCLFEFLTGVPPFNDETPQLVFQNILNRDIPWPEEEEELSANSRNAIDILLTMDMTKRAGLKELKCHSLFEGVDWDNLQNQPMPFVPQPEDETDTSYFEARNSAQHIAVSGFSL from the exons ATGCGCGGTTATATGCCATCAAggtattgttttcattttcag GTGATGAAGAAGGCAGACGTGGTTGACAAAAACATGATGGGGCAgatgaaggcagagagagaTGCACTTGCTCTGAGCAAAAGTCCCTTCGTGGTTCATCTGTTTTACTCTCTTCAGACAGCTACAAAGATCTATTTG gtaaTGGAGTACCTCATTGGTGGAGATGTGAAATCTCTTCTTCATATCTATGGATATTTTGACCTTGATATGTCTGTGAAGTACATCGCTGAGGTTGCATTGGCCTTGGACTACCTCCATCGCCATGGGATAATCCACAG GGACTTGAAGCCAGACAACATGCTGATATCTGATGAAGGTCATATTAAGTTAACAGACTTTGGTCTCTCTAAAGTCAAGCTGAACAGAG AGCTGAATCTTACAGATATCCTAACCACTCCATCGCTGGCCAAACCAAAGAAAGATTACTTCCGCACCCCAGGTCAAGTCCTCTCCTTAATCAGCTCCCTTGGATTC aacACACCTTCAGTTCAAGGGAAGCGCCACTGCAGCGCGTCTGTTGTGTCCAGTCCCGCGTCCTGTGGcaagatgaaaagaaagaataacTCTCTGGGTTCTCCTATGATGACGAAAAATGACAGTGTGCACTCTGCAACACGTGACTCCTTCAAAGTGG GACCAAAAAATGCTGTGTTCAGTCCTCACAACCTGGCGAAAAACCTGACTCCCGCACTGCTGAAGGCCAGGATGAGGTTTGAAACACTGAGTGCAGGCAGCACCACCACCGACACCGAGGGTGGCATCAGTCCGCTGTGGGAATCTGAGGAGGTCAGTAACCCGAAACTGAACAACTCATCATTAAAG AAAGAAAACGAACCAGCCCGAACGGGGCCTGAACAGGACCGCGTCCCCACAAGACCAGAGTCATCAGACGGGTCAGATCCAGACCACACACCCCAAACACCTGTTCTGACGGCGGCGTCCTCCTCTGTGAAGAGAACGTTCTCAGACGTAGACAGAAGTCCGGAGGAGATTCAACACCGCGCCAAGAAGAATAATGCTGGCTACAACAGATGCTACAGGCTGCCATCAGAGACTGGGACCTTTCACACTGGGCTGACTGGGACGTTTTCCACCATTCAGCTGTTTGACACAACAGAAGGGTCTGTGTTCGCTGGAGATGGTTTCCCCAGGCGCTCAAGTCCCATCGCGGTGGCCAAAAGCCTGTTCTGTGAGCTCGATGAGCAGCCGGAGGACATATTTGAGGACAGAGCCAAAGACTTGTCACAGTCGGGACTCGCCTCACCTCTTCCCAGGAGCAGAGATGTTTGCAGGAGCCTGAGCCTGGACTCCGATGGGTCGGTGCATGAAACGTCCCCCGCCGTCAATAGCCACGCCTCTCTTAAATCTTCCAAAAGAAATTCTGGATCCCCAGAAGAGGATAGAACCTCTCCTACTGCTGATCCACACCCCAAAACTCTGTTGTCCATCGTCACTGAAACACCCAAACCAGATAAACTGGGCCAGACAGGCGAGTCCTGTTCCTTTAGTAACAGCCTCCCTGGTCTGACCTGCGCCGGTCTGCCGTCTCCTTCGTTCCTGAGGCCCAAAAACGTGGTCGTTTTCCGCAGCTACTGCAGCTCCATCGATCGCTCGAACATGTCGGGGGTGTCGCGAATCAGCATGGGATCGGTGGAGGCCATGGACGTTTCCACGGCGGCGTCCTGTCTGTCCTTTACTGGGGACGCGACGCCGGTTCAGAAGCGACACAGCTCCAGCGCGTCTCTCTCGCAG ACTCCTCAGCCCATGTCGACCTCCCAGACCCCATTCAGGACCCCCAAGAGTGTCCGGAGGGGGGCGCTGCCAGTTGAAGACGCCCCTATCTTAGGAACTCCTGATTACTTGGCTCCAGAGCTGCTTCTGGGGAAACCCCATG GAAGTTGTCAGTGCG ACTTCATGGTGGACTGGTGGGCCCTCGGCGTGTGTCTGTTCGAGTTCCTCACCGGTGTCCCACCTTTCAACGACGAGACGCCTCAGCTGGTCTTCCAGAATATTCTGAACAGAG ATATTCCTTGgccggaggaagaggaggagctctcAGCCAACTCCAGAAATGCAATTGACATCCTCCTGACAATGGACATGACCAAGCGAGCTGGCTTAAAGG AGTTGAAGTGTCACTCCTTGTTTGAGGGTGTGGACTGGGACAACCTCCAGAACCAGCCGATGCCTTTCGTACCTCAGCCCGAAGACGAGACGGACACTTCATACTTCGAGGCCAGAAACAGCGCTCAACACATCGCCGTGTCGGGCTTCAGTCTATAG
- the mastl gene encoding serine/threonine-protein kinase greatwall isoform X3, translating into MDTKYPNRKDKAADTPKPPSIDDFIVLKPISRGAFGKVYLARKKCNARLYAIKVMKKADVVDKNMMGQMKAERDALALSKSPFVVHLFYSLQTATKIYLVMEYLIGGDVKSLLHIYGYFDLDMSVKYIAEVALALDYLHRHGIIHRDLKPDNMLISDEGHIKLTDFGLSKVKLNRELNLTDILTTPSLAKPKKDYFRTPGQVLSLISSLGFNTPSVQGKRHCSASVVSSPASCGKMKRKNNSLGSPMMTKNDSVHSATRDSFKVGPKNAVFSPHNLAKNLTPALLKARMRFETLSAGSTTTDTEGGISPLWESEEKENEPARTGPEQDRVPTRPESSDGSDPDHTPQTPVLTAASSSVKRTFSDVDRSPEEIQHRAKKNNAGYNRCYRLPSETGTFHTGLTGTFSTIQLFDTTEGSVFAGDGFPRRSSPIAVAKSLFCELDEQPEDIFEDRAKDLSQSGLASPLPRSRDVCRSLSLDSDGSVHETSPAVNSHASLKSSKRNSGSPEEDRTSPTADPHPKTLLSIVTETPKPDKLGQTGESCSFSNSLPGLTCAGLPSPSFLRPKNVVVFRSYCSSIDRSNMSGVSRISMGSVEAMDVSTAASCLSFTGDATPVQKRHSSSASLSQTPQPMSTSQTPFRTPKSVRRGALPVEDAPILGTPDYLAPELLLGKPHGSCQCDFMVDWWALGVCLFEFLTGVPPFNDETPQLVFQNILNRDIPWPEEEEELSANSRNAIDILLTMDMTKRAGLKELKCHSLFEGVDWDNLQNQPMPFVPQPEDETDTSYFEARNSAQHIAVSGFSL; encoded by the exons atggacACGAAATACCCTAATAGAAAAGACAAAGCCGCGGATACACCTAAACCGCCTTCAATCGACGATTTCATCGTTTTAAAGCCCATCAGTCGCGGTGCGTTCGGGAAAGTTTACCTGGCACGGAAGAAATGCAATGCGCGGTTATATGCCATCAAg GTGATGAAGAAGGCAGACGTGGTTGACAAAAACATGATGGGGCAgatgaaggcagagagagaTGCACTTGCTCTGAGCAAAAGTCCCTTCGTGGTTCATCTGTTTTACTCTCTTCAGACAGCTACAAAGATCTATTTG gtaaTGGAGTACCTCATTGGTGGAGATGTGAAATCTCTTCTTCATATCTATGGATATTTTGACCTTGATATGTCTGTGAAGTACATCGCTGAGGTTGCATTGGCCTTGGACTACCTCCATCGCCATGGGATAATCCACAG GGACTTGAAGCCAGACAACATGCTGATATCTGATGAAGGTCATATTAAGTTAACAGACTTTGGTCTCTCTAAAGTCAAGCTGAACAGAG AGCTGAATCTTACAGATATCCTAACCACTCCATCGCTGGCCAAACCAAAGAAAGATTACTTCCGCACCCCAGGTCAAGTCCTCTCCTTAATCAGCTCCCTTGGATTC aacACACCTTCAGTTCAAGGGAAGCGCCACTGCAGCGCGTCTGTTGTGTCCAGTCCCGCGTCCTGTGGcaagatgaaaagaaagaataacTCTCTGGGTTCTCCTATGATGACGAAAAATGACAGTGTGCACTCTGCAACACGTGACTCCTTCAAAGTGG GACCAAAAAATGCTGTGTTCAGTCCTCACAACCTGGCGAAAAACCTGACTCCCGCACTGCTGAAGGCCAGGATGAGGTTTGAAACACTGAGTGCAGGCAGCACCACCACCGACACCGAGGGTGGCATCAGTCCGCTGTGGGAATCTGAGGAG AAAGAAAACGAACCAGCCCGAACGGGGCCTGAACAGGACCGCGTCCCCACAAGACCAGAGTCATCAGACGGGTCAGATCCAGACCACACACCCCAAACACCTGTTCTGACGGCGGCGTCCTCCTCTGTGAAGAGAACGTTCTCAGACGTAGACAGAAGTCCGGAGGAGATTCAACACCGCGCCAAGAAGAATAATGCTGGCTACAACAGATGCTACAGGCTGCCATCAGAGACTGGGACCTTTCACACTGGGCTGACTGGGACGTTTTCCACCATTCAGCTGTTTGACACAACAGAAGGGTCTGTGTTCGCTGGAGATGGTTTCCCCAGGCGCTCAAGTCCCATCGCGGTGGCCAAAAGCCTGTTCTGTGAGCTCGATGAGCAGCCGGAGGACATATTTGAGGACAGAGCCAAAGACTTGTCACAGTCGGGACTCGCCTCACCTCTTCCCAGGAGCAGAGATGTTTGCAGGAGCCTGAGCCTGGACTCCGATGGGTCGGTGCATGAAACGTCCCCCGCCGTCAATAGCCACGCCTCTCTTAAATCTTCCAAAAGAAATTCTGGATCCCCAGAAGAGGATAGAACCTCTCCTACTGCTGATCCACACCCCAAAACTCTGTTGTCCATCGTCACTGAAACACCCAAACCAGATAAACTGGGCCAGACAGGCGAGTCCTGTTCCTTTAGTAACAGCCTCCCTGGTCTGACCTGCGCCGGTCTGCCGTCTCCTTCGTTCCTGAGGCCCAAAAACGTGGTCGTTTTCCGCAGCTACTGCAGCTCCATCGATCGCTCGAACATGTCGGGGGTGTCGCGAATCAGCATGGGATCGGTGGAGGCCATGGACGTTTCCACGGCGGCGTCCTGTCTGTCCTTTACTGGGGACGCGACGCCGGTTCAGAAGCGACACAGCTCCAGCGCGTCTCTCTCGCAG ACTCCTCAGCCCATGTCGACCTCCCAGACCCCATTCAGGACCCCCAAGAGTGTCCGGAGGGGGGCGCTGCCAGTTGAAGACGCCCCTATCTTAGGAACTCCTGATTACTTGGCTCCAGAGCTGCTTCTGGGGAAACCCCATG GAAGTTGTCAGTGCG ACTTCATGGTGGACTGGTGGGCCCTCGGCGTGTGTCTGTTCGAGTTCCTCACCGGTGTCCCACCTTTCAACGACGAGACGCCTCAGCTGGTCTTCCAGAATATTCTGAACAGAG ATATTCCTTGgccggaggaagaggaggagctctcAGCCAACTCCAGAAATGCAATTGACATCCTCCTGACAATGGACATGACCAAGCGAGCTGGCTTAAAGG AGTTGAAGTGTCACTCCTTGTTTGAGGGTGTGGACTGGGACAACCTCCAGAACCAGCCGATGCCTTTCGTACCTCAGCCCGAAGACGAGACGGACACTTCATACTTCGAGGCCAGAAACAGCGCTCAACACATCGCCGTGTCGGGCTTCAGTCTATAG